The Acidimicrobiales bacterium genome contains a region encoding:
- a CDS encoding DUF397 domain-containing protein, protein MTINDPVWRTSSVSDGMQCVAVADLGDDRRGIRHSKDEPDFSREEFAAFIAGAKKDEFDDLC, encoded by the coding sequence GACCATCAACGACCCCGTATGGCGCACATCGAGCGTGTCGGACGGCATGCAGTGTGTGGCCGTCGCCGACCTCGGCGACGACCGCCGAGGCATCCGGCACTCGAAGGACGAACCGGACTTCTCTCGCGAGGAGTTCGCTGCGTTCATCGCTGGCGCGAAGAAGGACGAGTTTGACGACCTCTGCTGA